A single window of Fusobacterium perfoetens DNA harbors:
- a CDS encoding response regulator transcription factor has translation MKKRLLIIEDEKNLMQVLYDSLSDEFEIIKAFDGEEGIEKFYNAGADLVLLDINLPKVTGWDICKEIRKNSNIPVIIMTARDSDADEYNGLSIGADDYITKPFNLKILTLKIKKLLKIDNNSIYKYDKFSFDSKKGELILENKSIELTRREIQFLEYMFKNKGIIFSREQLLNEVWGFDFDGDDRAVDTLVRRVRKKMGSYEFLLKTVRGMGYVLDENKN, from the coding sequence GTGAAAAAAAGATTGTTAATAATAGAAGATGAAAAAAATTTAATGCAGGTATTATATGATTCACTTTCAGATGAGTTTGAAATAATAAAAGCTTTTGACGGAGAAGAAGGAATTGAAAAATTTTATAATGCAGGAGCAGATCTTGTTCTCTTAGATATAAATCTTCCTAAAGTTACAGGCTGGGATATATGTAAAGAAATAAGAAAAAATTCAAATATTCCTGTTATTATAATGACTGCAAGAGATTCAGATGCAGATGAATACAATGGTTTAAGTATAGGAGCAGATGATTATATAACAAAACCTTTTAATCTTAAGATTCTTACTCTTAAAATAAAAAAGCTTTTGAAGATAGATAACAATAGTATATATAAATATGATAAGTTTTCTTTTGATTCAAAAAAAGGAGAACTTATTTTAGAAAATAAAAGCATTGAGCTTACAAGAAGAGAGATACAATTTTTAGAATATATGTTTAAGAATAAAGGAATAATTTTTTCAAGGGAACAACTTTTAAATGAAGTATGGGGATTTGATTTTGATGGAGATGATAGAGCTGTAGATACTCTTGTAAGAAGAGTTCGTAAAAAGATGGGAAGCTATGAATTTCTTTTAAAAACAGTAAGAGGAATGGGGTATGTGTTAGATGAAAATAAAAATTAA
- a CDS encoding sensor histidine kinase — translation MKIKINLFRKIFLFSIFLIIFTISVSYILSIFAADSFYINRRKSEIIKIKDNIKNFSDNEYALEEYIENVKDKEGINIYIENSMKPESHHKKSRSRYRKVENGFHIISMQNNIILLVYKENISKNEIVFITTSLSVMSSHRHEVYLLNLITLVVALGISAFISRIFAKRITDNIGALNRAAKKIAELDFSEKSNINTSDELKDLSRSINIMADSISSSIEGLNNFVSNASHELKTPIAVIDTHAQLLLTGKITEEQERKNYYRVILKESRYMNTLVKDLLLISKLSSADTKLSEEKFELHEVIRKSIEQFEFLELKKDIEWEIDIDEKEVTANKKLIEIVFNNIIQNALKYSPENSKIKIYREGNNIVIENPMYIKEIEKTDKLFEPFFRGNNGTEKGIEGSGLGLSLIKRILSLHSFEYGIKIKNNKFIFYFDIFR, via the coding sequence ATGAAAATAAAAATTAATCTTTTCAGAAAAATCTTTTTATTCTCTATATTTCTTATTATTTTTACAATATCTGTAAGTTATATTCTAAGCATATTTGCAGCAGATTCTTTTTATATAAACAGAAGAAAAAGTGAGATTATAAAAATAAAAGATAATATAAAAAATTTTTCAGATAATGAATATGCCCTTGAAGAATATATAGAAAATGTAAAAGATAAAGAGGGAATAAATATATATATTGAGAATTCAATGAAACCAGAGTCTCATCATAAAAAAAGCAGAAGCAGATACAGAAAAGTAGAAAATGGATTTCATATAATTTCAATGCAAAATAATATAATTCTTTTAGTCTATAAAGAAAATATTTCAAAAAATGAAATAGTTTTTATTACAACATCCCTTTCTGTAATGAGCAGTCATAGACATGAAGTATATCTTCTTAATTTAATAACTCTTGTTGTTGCACTTGGAATAAGTGCTTTTATAAGCAGAATTTTTGCTAAGAGAATAACTGATAATATAGGGGCTCTTAACAGAGCAGCCAAAAAAATAGCAGAGTTAGATTTTTCTGAGAAATCTAACATTAATACAAGTGATGAGCTTAAAGATTTAAGTAGAAGTATAAATATAATGGCTGACAGTATATCGTCCTCTATAGAGGGGCTTAATAATTTTGTTTCCAATGCTTCTCATGAGTTAAAAACTCCAATTGCTGTAATTGATACACATGCTCAGCTTCTTCTTACTGGAAAAATTACAGAGGAGCAAGAAAGAAAAAATTATTACAGGGTAATTTTAAAAGAAAGCAGATATATGAATACTCTTGTAAAAGATCTTCTGCTTATTTCAAAGCTTTCTTCAGCTGATACAAAACTTTCTGAAGAAAAATTTGAATTGCATGAAGTTATAAGAAAAAGCATTGAGCAATTTGAATTTTTGGAACTTAAAAAAGATATAGAATGGGAAATAGATATTGATGAAAAAGAAGTGACAGCAAATAAAAAACTTATAGAAATAGTTTTTAATAACATTATACAAAATGCTCTAAAATATTCTCCTGAAAATTCAAAAATAAAAATTTATAGAGAAGGGAATAACATTGTAATAGAAAATCCAATGTATATTAAAGAAATAGAAAAGACAGATAAATTATTTGAGCCTTTTTTCAGAGGAAATAATGGAACTGAGAAAGGAATAGAAGGAAGTGGTTTAGGACTTTCTCTTATTAAAAGAATTTTATCTCTTCATTCATTTGAGTATGGAATAAAAATAAAAAATAATAAATTTATTTTTTATTTTGACATATTCAGGTAA